One Narcine bancroftii isolate sNarBan1 chromosome 3, sNarBan1.hap1, whole genome shotgun sequence DNA window includes the following coding sequences:
- the gprc5c gene encoding G-protein coupled receptor family C group 5 member C: MMLTPRWCPLVASLLPVAMAVAPPGGCGDSLDSLYFNLCDLSAVWGIVLQAVSGAGILICFVFALVLVTSIPFIQDGKKKSTVAIQVFFNFGTFGLFCLVFDFIISEDFATCASRRFLFGVLFGICFSCLLAHTLRLNFLVRKNDGPKAWYIFLLALSLTLVEVIINTEWLIITIVRNNGTHSTSLGDPCNIAEMDFVVALIYIMFLIVVTLGFAVASQWGQFKHWKKHGAFILVTVSFSIAIWIVWIVMYIYGNDKVGNQRWNDPTIAIALAANAWVFVFLYTIPEICHLTKASLEQNYVEEVYPTRGVGYETILKEQQAQHMYIENKAFSMDEPNAANKSKSPYSGYSGYNGQLRNSVYQPTEMALMNKTVPLENPYDHYIPRVTISQSAFSSNASTLRAEDAFTTENRQPGQHEGSSGQTF, from the exons ATGATGCTCACCCCACGGTGGTGCCCTCTAGTGGCCTCCCTGCTTCCTGTGGCCATGGCGGTGGCACCGCCGGGTGGTTGTGGCGACAGCCTTGACTCGCTGTACTTCAACCTCTGTGATTTATCAGCTGTCTGGGGGATTGTGTTGCAAGCTGTCAGCGGTGCTGGCATCCTGATCTGCTTTGTGTTTGCTCTGGTTTTAGTCACGAGCATACCCTTCATTCAAGATGGCAAGAAGAAGAGCACAGTTGCCATACAGGTCTTTTTCAATTTTGGCACGTTTGGGCTTTTTTGCCTGGTTTTTGATTTCATTATCAGTGAAGACTTTGCAACGTGTGCATCTCGAAGGTTCCTGTTTGGGGTACTTTTTGGCATCTGCTTTTCTTGCTTGTTGGCACACACTTTGCGACTTAACTTCCTAGTAAGGAAGAATGATGGCCCCAAAGCCTGGTACATCTTCCTTCTGGCACTCTCTCTCACCCTCGTGGAAGTAATAATCAATACTGAGTGGTTAATTATTACCATTGTCCGAAACAATGGCACCCATTCCACGTCCCTTGGAGATCCTTGCAACATTGCTGAAATGGACTTTGTCGTGGCTTTGATTTATATCATGTTTCTTATTGTGGTTACACTTGGTTTCGCTGTGGCCTCTCAGTGGGGCCAGTTTAAACACTGGAAGAAACACGGCGCATTTATCCTGGTTACAGTTTCCTTCTCCATTGCCATTTGGATTGTCTGGATTGTGATGTACATTTATGGGAATGATAAAGTGGGAAACCAACGCTGGAATGACCCCACCATTGCCATTGCGTTGGCTGCCAATGCCTGGGTGTTTGTCTTTCTTTACACCATCCCTGAGATCTGCCACCTGACGAAAGCTAGCCTGGAGCAGAATTATGTGGAAGAAGTCTATCCGACAAGAGGCGTGGGTTATGAGACCATCTTGAAAGAGCAGCAAGCTCAGCACATGTACATAGAAAATAAAGCCTTCTCAATGGATGAGCCCAATGCAG CAAACAAATCCAAGTCTCCTTACAGTGGCTACTCTGGTTACAACGGGCAGCTTCGCAACAGTGTTTATCAACCAACTGAGATGGCGCTGATGAATAAAACTGTT CCTCTAGAAAATCCCTACGACCATTATATCCCAAGGGTAACCATCAGCCAGTCAGCATTTTCCAGTAATGCCTCCACTCTCCGGGCAGAAGAtgcatttacaactgaaaaccggCAGCCTGGCCAGCATGAGGGCAGCAGCGGCCAGACGTTTTGA